The following are encoded in a window of Bradyrhizobium guangdongense genomic DNA:
- a CDS encoding DUF2273 domain-containing protein: protein MPKPESNPASKSDPIEKPSGPPKPPSGDSRRGAIAGLIIAAVILGIGLWLARDLTAASKMQDCLMSGRSNCNVIEPAR from the coding sequence ATGCCCAAGCCTGAATCCAATCCTGCCTCCAAGTCTGATCCGATCGAGAAGCCCAGCGGGCCGCCAAAGCCCCCATCCGGGGACAGCCGCCGCGGCGCCATCGCGGGACTGATCATCGCGGCCGTCATCCTCGGGATCGGCCTGTGGCTCGCCCGCGACCTCACGGCGGCGAGCAAGATGCAGGACTGCCTGATGTCCGGGCGCAGCAATTGCAATGTGATCGAGCCGGCCCGCTAG